TGTGTGATTGATAGATGGGTTGCATGTTACATAATTGTTAGCTTTGGTATCAAGCATGGTATGATTTGCTCTTATATGCACTTGTAGATTGTATTCAATTGTTATGAACCTAATAATGTCTGGTTTGAGGGGGTGGTCGTGCACTTGTCTTTAGGGAAGGATATGTGAATTCGGATATGGGGTTCGGGTATGGGCCATCAGTTCATTGTTCCGAGAGTGATAGAGCTTGTAATCTGGATATGCTTGTTGAGAGCTTACAGAGAACTAAAAGACATAGGAGTTTGTGATGCTGGTATGTCTGGTAGTGAGATATAGGGGACTGAAATGATGTTACAGTCGTGATATTTCACTCAATTTGTTTGAATAGTTTGCTGTGTAACTGACAAATTAAGCATTTTCTAATAAATAAAAATGTAGATTATGTACATCATTCTATTTAGAATGCATTTTCCTTAATTGTGTAGTTTAATTCATACATGCTCCTTCATATTTCTTGCTCTCGGTCTCTGTCTCTCCCTCCCTGCCCCTCTCTCNNNNNNNNNNNNNNNNNNNNTCTCTCGTCGTCTCGTCTCTCCTCCCTCGCCCTCCTCTCTCTCTCTCTCTCTCTCTCCCCCTCCCTCTCTCTCCCTCTCTGTATTTGTGAGAAGCGCATATTACTTGAGTTTTTAACGTCAGTCTTCCCTTTTCCCTTTCTGAAGGTTTTTCCTGCCAGTTTGATTTTTCCTTTACTTTTGTTATGAATGAGGGGATGATGAAAACTGATGTGCAAACGTAGTACTATATCTTGGTTTCAATGAGCGGCACTTCCACACGAGATTTCTGACTCTCTATAGAGGAATTGTTATGCGGTTGATGTTTTAGTGAACATGTTTCAGAAGAAACAATACATCCTCGTATACTGCTTGAGGTTACTAAACTGTTTACAATGCTCAAATTTGTAGTTTCTTATATGTATGTTATTTCCATAAATTTGCAGGTTGTGAGAGCAAGGAAGAAGGATACAGGAGTTGTCTACGCATTAAAAATCATGGACAAAAAGTTCATCACCAAAGAAAATAAAACAGCTTATGTGAAGCTGGAACGTATTGTTCTTGATCAGCTGGATCATCCAGGTGTTGTGCGGCTATATTTCACGTTTCAGGATTCCTTTTCACTGTGTAGGTATTCTTGGATGTAACCTCTTTTTAGTTCCTATGTACTTGTTTGAGCATATATTATCTCTGCTACATGTGTGATGCCCCTTTGACACTAGTCTCCTTAATTTTATGTGAAGATATGGCACTGGAATCCTGTGAAGGTGGAGAACTATTTGATCAGATAACAAGGGTAAGCTTGAACATTGATTGGTTACCACACATTCTTTTCAGGATATTGGGGAGTTATCTATGCATCTCTCTCTTTTCTTTATATGAGAATAGTTCATTCAATGGTCTTTTCTCACTCAACTTCATTCTTGTACTGCAGTATGTCACTGTATTGTATATATGTGTTTTGTTTCTTGAAATTTTATTACCTTTTCCAATTTTTTATGATGACCCTTGCACAATTGATCATGTCTGTTGAACTCAAATTGATTAACCAAGTATTAAGAAGTACATGACAAAGTATAGTTTGAAAACTGAAAATATTCTTTATTTTCACTTTAGTTTTTGTTTTTTAACTTGCTTTTAGTTCATGGTGCTTTATCCCTCTAGATCAGTCCTATTGTATGCATCATTTCGTACAAATTGTGTGCAGAAAGGTCGTCTGTCTGAGGATGAAGCTCGCTTTTATGCAGCCGAAGTTGTAGACGCACTAGAATATATACACAGTATGGGATTGATACATAGAGATATAAAGGTACTTTTTTACAATATACTTGTCTAGTTTAAAGTCATATGGAACTATGCATATGCTAATTGATATCAAATGGCAGCCAGAGAATCTGTTACTTACAGCAGGGGGTCATATCAAGGTTGCTGATTTTGGGAGTGTAAAGCCTATGCAGGATAGCCAAATTACAGTCCTTCCAAATGCAGCATCAGGTATTACAACTTTACAAGTTTAATCATAAGCGTGTATCGCTTGAGCAATATGACGAAAATGATATCTTTATGTTTTCTGTAGATGACAAGGCTTGCACATTTGTTGGGACGGCTGCATATGTTCCTCCAGAAGTCCTGAATTCTTCCCCGGCAACTTTTGGGTAGGGAATTGATGTTTCTAAGCCCAGTATTTCATTTCTAAATGATATGTTCAACTTGGTGTAAAATTGCTTATCTTTTAACTGATATTTGGGCAGTAGTTTGTCTTTTTTTTTCTTTTTTTTCTTCTATTCATTGTTTCTGCTCTCGTTAGTGTATGACCTATGTAGGATAACATTTTTTCCCTCTCGTTTGAACATACCAACACAGAAATGACCTCTGGGCACTTGGCTGCACCTTGTACCAAATGCTTTCAGGAACTTCTCCTTTCAAAGATGCAAGTGAGTGGCTTATTTTTCAAAGAATTATAGCAAGAGACTTAAGATTTCCAAATTATTTCTCAGATGAAGCCAAAGACCTCATTGATCGGTTATTGGTAAGCTACCAACTCATACTTATTGTTAGTCTAGCTACTATTAGTCATCTTTGCTATTGACTTAGTCTCCGCCACCCCCATTCTTAATACTTATGTTATGTCTATGATATACCTTCCTACTTCATACATCCTTAATATTTGTACAAACAAGCCAATGTGGTTCTCAAAAACAGTTCTAATATCAATATGTATATAGAACGTGTAGTTTTTTTAAATAATGCAACTAGATATGGATGGCCTTCTTAACTGTGCAACTGTTGCAGGATTTAGATCCCAGTAGGAGGCCTGGTGCTGGACATGATGGTTATGCTGCATTGAAGATGCACCCATTCTTTAAGGGAGTTGACTGGAAAAACTTAAGAGCGCAAACCCCTCCAAAACTTGCCTTAGAGCCTGGGGTATGACTTCTTTTTTGCTTCAATTATTAGTATTAAGAAATCCAACTTTTCCTTGCCTTATTCCTCTTCTGCTCCTACAAAATTGTTTTTCACATCCAGTCAGGTGAGGCTGAAGATGTCCGTGATAACTCATGGAACCCTTCACA
Above is a window of Fragaria vesca subsp. vesca linkage group LG7, FraVesHawaii_1.0, whole genome shotgun sequence DNA encoding:
- the LOC101302872 gene encoding 3-phosphoinositide-dependent protein kinase 2-like translates to MLAMEKDFDAKLKIQGNSSSNGGNGGGANSTVQKSKSFAFRAPQENFTIQDFELGKIYGVGSYSKVVRARKKDTGVVYALKIMDKKFITKENKTAYVKLERIVLDQLDHPGVVRLYFTFQDSFSLYMALESCEGGELFDQITRKGRLSEDEARFYAAEVVDALEYIHSMGLIHRDIKPENLLLTAGGHIKVADFGSVKPMQDSQITVLPNAASDDKACTFVGTAAYVPPEVLNSSPATFGNDLWALGCTLYQMLSGTSPFKDASEWLIFQRIIARDLRFPNYFSDEAKDLIDRLLDLDPSRRPGAGHDGYAALKMHPFFKGVDWKNLRAQTPPKLALEPGSGEAEDVRDNSWNPSHIGDSAARQNEGNIGSASSSEASGHVTRLASIDSFDSKWQQFLEPGESVLMISMVKKIQKLTSKKVQLILTNKPKLIYVDPAKLMMKGNIIWSDNSNDLNVQVASPSQFKIVTPKKVLSFEDTKQRAWQWKKAIEGLQNR